The proteins below are encoded in one region of Limnochorda pilosa:
- a CDS encoding ABC transporter ATP-binding protein has translation MAKVVLEHVTKRFGNVEAVKDANIDIPDKEFVVLVGPSGCGKSTTLRMVAGLEEITAGNIFIGENLVNDVPPKDRDIAMVFQNYALYPHMDVYNNMAFGLKLRKFPKADIDRRVKEAARILGIENLLQRKPKELSGGQRQRVAVGRAIVREPKVFLMDEPLSNLDAKLRVQMRAELSKLHNRLQTTIIYVTHDQTEAMTMGDRIVVMKDGLIQQIGAPLEIYHKPNNIFVAGFIGSPAMNFVEVVLRKDEQGRYWVENEVFRLRVPDEKAREIQNLPAYVDKKVVFGIRPENIEDAEIVPDGHEDVSFVANVDVVEPMGAEVYAYLNVGDQAMVARLDAASKAKDGEQHRVLIEMEKMYLFDPETELAVA, from the coding sequence GTGGCCAAGGTGGTTCTCGAACATGTGACCAAGCGCTTCGGGAACGTCGAGGCGGTGAAGGACGCCAACATCGACATCCCGGACAAGGAGTTCGTGGTCCTGGTGGGACCGTCCGGGTGCGGCAAGTCGACCACCCTCCGGATGGTGGCGGGGCTGGAGGAGATCACCGCGGGGAACATCTTCATCGGGGAGAACCTGGTGAACGACGTCCCGCCCAAGGATCGGGACATCGCGATGGTCTTCCAGAACTACGCCCTCTACCCGCACATGGACGTTTACAACAACATGGCCTTCGGGCTGAAGCTTCGCAAGTTCCCCAAGGCCGACATCGACCGGCGGGTGAAGGAGGCTGCCCGCATCCTGGGCATCGAGAACCTCCTCCAGCGGAAGCCCAAGGAGCTGTCGGGCGGCCAGCGGCAGCGGGTGGCGGTGGGGCGGGCCATCGTGCGGGAGCCCAAGGTCTTCCTCATGGACGAGCCCCTCTCCAACCTGGACGCCAAGCTGCGGGTCCAGATGCGGGCCGAGCTCTCCAAGCTCCACAACCGCCTGCAGACCACCATCATCTACGTGACGCACGACCAGACCGAGGCCATGACCATGGGCGACCGCATCGTGGTCATGAAGGACGGGCTGATCCAGCAGATCGGCGCACCCCTGGAGATCTACCACAAGCCCAACAACATCTTCGTGGCCGGCTTCATCGGCTCGCCGGCGATGAACTTCGTGGAGGTCGTGCTCCGCAAGGACGAGCAGGGCCGCTACTGGGTGGAGAACGAGGTCTTCCGCCTGCGGGTGCCCGACGAGAAAGCCCGCGAGATCCAGAACCTCCCGGCCTACGTGGACAAGAAGGTGGTCTTCGGCATCCGGCCCGAGAACATCGAGGACGCCGAGATCGTCCCCGACGGGCACGAGGACGTCTCCTTCGTGGCCAACGTGGACGTGGTGGAGCCCATGGGCGCCGAGGTCTACGCCTACCTGAACGTGGGCGACCAGGCCATGGTGGCCCGGCTGGACGCCGCCAGCAAGGCGAAGGACGGCGAGCAGCACCGGGTGCTCATCGAGATGGAGAAGATGTACCTCTTCGATCCCGAGACGGAGCTGGCCGTCGCCTGA
- a CDS encoding (2Fe-2S)-binding protein: protein MESGDQVRASGSGISRRTFLKGVVASGVAASSSAYLFRTSAAAQAPVAAQQATERLITLQVNGATRRVEVPHQETLAITLRYRLGLTGTKLGCDRAECGNCTVLIDGVPRYSCSTLTHTVRGKEITTIEGLAGPGGRLHPVQQAFVDELGFQCGFCTPGMVMTAVGVLAKNPHPTREQVAEALSGNLCRCGTYPHYVNAVMRAAEVS from the coding sequence ATGGAGAGCGGCGACCAGGTGCGTGCGTCCGGGAGCGGCATCTCCCGCCGCACCTTTCTCAAGGGGGTGGTTGCATCCGGCGTCGCGGCGTCGTCCTCGGCGTATCTGTTCCGAACGAGCGCCGCGGCCCAGGCGCCCGTCGCGGCGCAGCAGGCGACGGAGCGGCTCATCACCCTCCAAGTGAACGGCGCCACGCGGCGGGTGGAGGTTCCCCACCAGGAGACGCTTGCGATCACACTCCGGTACCGTCTGGGGCTCACCGGGACCAAGCTGGGGTGCGACCGCGCCGAGTGCGGCAACTGCACGGTCCTGATCGACGGCGTCCCGCGCTACTCGTGCTCCACCCTCACCCACACCGTGCGGGGCAAGGAGATCACCACCATCGAGGGCCTGGCGGGGCCAGGCGGCCGCCTGCACCCCGTGCAGCAGGCCTTCGTCGACGAGCTGGGCTTCCAGTGCGGCTTCTGCACGCCGGGCATGGTGATGACGGCCGTGGGCGTGCTCGCCAAGAACCCACACCCCACCCGGGAGCAGGTGGCGGAGGCCCTCTCCGGCAACCTCTGCCGGTGCGGCACCTACCCCCACTACGTGAACGCGGTCATGCGAGCGGCGGAGGTGAGCTGA